Proteins from one Bradyrhizobium roseum genomic window:
- the modA gene encoding molybdate ABC transporter substrate-binding protein, which translates to MRLSKSVRLAIGIATWVLTSTNLPAAQTNVAVAANFTEVAKEIAAAFKAKTGHEAVLSFGASGQFYTQITQGAPFQVLLSADDARPKKLIDDGLAVPGSNFTYAVGKLVLWSKTPGLVKGEETLKAASFAKLAIINPVAAPYGAAAVETMKFLKVYDALKPKIVEGATVIQAFQFVETGNAELGFVALSQLVGSDAGSRWLVPQEFYSPIRQDAVLLKTGAANEAATGFIAFIRSPEARSIIEKYGYVLDGQS; encoded by the coding sequence ATGCGGTTGTCCAAGTCAGTTCGCTTAGCTATCGGTATTGCGACCTGGGTTCTCACATCCACCAACCTGCCGGCGGCCCAAACGAATGTGGCCGTCGCGGCCAACTTCACCGAAGTTGCCAAGGAGATCGCAGCTGCCTTCAAGGCAAAGACCGGTCACGAGGCCGTACTGAGTTTCGGTGCCAGCGGACAGTTCTACACCCAGATTACGCAAGGCGCGCCGTTCCAGGTCCTTCTCTCCGCTGACGATGCGCGACCGAAGAAGCTGATCGACGACGGACTGGCGGTGCCCGGCAGCAATTTTACCTATGCCGTCGGTAAGCTCGTGCTGTGGAGCAAGACGCCCGGCCTGGTGAAAGGCGAAGAAACCCTCAAGGCCGCTTCATTCGCGAAATTGGCGATCATCAATCCGGTCGCGGCGCCCTACGGCGCGGCGGCGGTCGAGACGATGAAATTCCTCAAAGTGTACGATGCGCTGAAGCCAAAGATCGTCGAAGGGGCCACCGTCATACAGGCCTTCCAGTTCGTTGAAACCGGCAATGCCGAACTTGGTTTCGTTGCGCTGTCGCAGCTCGTGGGCAGCGATGCCGGTTCGCGCTGGCTGGTTCCGCAGGAATTCTATTCACCAATCCGTCAGGACGCGGTGCTGCTGAAAACCGGAGCTGCGAACGAGGCCGCGACCGGCTTCATCGCCTTCATCAGGAGTCCGGAAGCACGCTCCATCATCGAGAAATATGGCTACGTCCTCGACGGACAGAGCTGA
- the modB gene encoding molybdate ABC transporter permease subunit — MNGLPPELWQSVWLTVELAAITTIILLVVATPLAWWLARTKAWWAEAIATVIALPLVLPPTVLGFYLLVTLGPNGPGGWIASLWGGRTLAFTFEGLVIGSVLYSMPFVVQPIRNAFAAIGDRPLEVAATLRSSPWRAFWTVAVPQARPGFLTGAVLGFAHTVGEFGLVLMIGGNIPGQTKVLSVAIYDYVEASRWHEANILAGGMVIFAFAVILTMTLIDKRSAAVRP; from the coding sequence ATGAATGGTCTGCCGCCCGAGCTCTGGCAATCGGTCTGGCTCACCGTCGAGCTGGCGGCGATCACCACCATCATCCTGCTCGTGGTCGCCACGCCGCTTGCCTGGTGGCTGGCGCGAACGAAGGCCTGGTGGGCCGAAGCGATCGCAACGGTCATCGCGTTGCCGCTGGTGCTGCCGCCGACCGTGCTCGGTTTCTATCTGCTCGTGACGCTCGGCCCTAACGGGCCGGGTGGCTGGATCGCGAGCCTGTGGGGCGGACGTACGCTGGCCTTCACCTTTGAAGGCCTCGTCATCGGATCGGTGCTCTACTCGATGCCATTCGTGGTACAGCCGATCCGCAACGCGTTCGCGGCGATCGGCGACCGGCCACTGGAGGTCGCGGCGACGTTGCGCTCGTCGCCCTGGCGGGCATTCTGGACGGTAGCGGTGCCACAGGCACGGCCTGGCTTCCTCACCGGCGCGGTGCTCGGCTTCGCCCATACCGTCGGGGAATTCGGTCTGGTGCTGATGATCGGCGGCAACATCCCGGGCCAAACCAAGGTGCTGTCGGTGGCGATCTACGACTATGTCGAGGCGTCGCGCTGGCATGAGGCCAACATCCTGGCAGGCGGCATGGTGATCTTCGCCTTCGCAGTGATCCTGACGATGACCTTGATCGACAAGCGCAGCGCGGCGGTCCGGCCATGA
- a CDS encoding DUF2478 domain-containing protein yields the protein MTADVDDFSPTHHLAAVLYRPEDDVDALLAEFADTLLRDGERVGGIVQRNLKDDAGRSAGMLVVDLLTGREISICQPLGRGATACKLDPAGLAEASLAVSRAIAGDATLIIVNKFSKQEAAGHGLRSELAEAIIAGGPVLTAVPEKCLDAWREFTGDRSTILPCAPHVVADWWREVSAQRAGARTVLGGAAAPSAPVAPSSHPTI from the coding sequence ATGACCGCTGATGTTGATGACTTCAGTCCGACGCATCATCTCGCTGCGGTTCTCTACCGGCCGGAAGATGACGTTGACGCGCTGCTGGCCGAATTCGCCGATACCCTTCTGCGCGACGGCGAACGCGTCGGCGGCATCGTGCAGCGAAACCTCAAGGACGATGCTGGCCGGTCAGCCGGTATGCTTGTCGTCGATCTCCTGACCGGCCGGGAGATTTCGATCTGCCAGCCGCTCGGGCGCGGTGCCACCGCATGCAAGCTCGACCCTGCCGGTCTTGCCGAAGCCTCTCTTGCGGTTTCGCGCGCCATCGCGGGAGATGCTACCCTCATCATCGTCAACAAGTTCTCCAAGCAGGAAGCGGCCGGTCACGGCCTGCGCAGCGAACTCGCCGAGGCGATCATCGCCGGCGGGCCAGTGCTGACGGCCGTGCCGGAAAAATGCCTCGACGCCTGGAGGGAGTTTACCGGCGATCGCAGCACAATCCTGCCATGCGCTCCACACGTGGTTGCGGATTGGTGGCGTGAGGTATCGGCACAAAGAGCCGGCGCCCGCACCGTCCTGGGTGGAGCGGCGGCCCCTTCTGCGCCTGTTGCCCCATCATCACATCCGACGATTTGA
- a CDS encoding peroxiredoxin: MLGIGDKLPSFEVVGVKPAFHQQEEKGQSAFEPLTDASFPGKWKIIFFYPKDFTFVCPTEIAEFARLSKDFADRDAVVLGGSTDNEFCKLAWRREHKDLHHLPIWQFADSKGSLVDGLGVRSPDGVAYRYTFIVDPDNVIQHVYATNLNVGRSPKDTLRVLDALQTDELCPCNREVGGATLKVA; encoded by the coding sequence ATGCTCGGAATTGGAGACAAACTGCCGTCCTTTGAGGTTGTCGGCGTCAAGCCGGCCTTCCACCAGCAGGAAGAAAAAGGGCAGAGCGCTTTCGAGCCGCTGACAGACGCCAGCTTTCCCGGAAAGTGGAAAATCATCTTCTTCTATCCAAAGGATTTCACCTTCGTCTGCCCGACGGAGATCGCCGAGTTCGCGCGGTTGTCGAAGGATTTTGCCGACCGTGACGCCGTCGTGCTCGGCGGCTCGACCGACAACGAATTCTGCAAGCTCGCCTGGCGCCGCGAGCATAAAGACCTGCATCACCTGCCGATTTGGCAGTTTGCCGACTCCAAAGGCTCGCTGGTGGATGGCCTCGGCGTGCGCTCGCCGGACGGCGTCGCCTATCGCTATACGTTCATTGTCGATCCAGATAACGTGATCCAACATGTCTATGCGACCAACCTCAATGTGGGCCGCAGCCCGAAGGACACCCTGCGCGTCCTCGACGCGCTGCAGACCGATGAGTTGTGTCCCTGCAACCGCGAAGTCGGCGGCGCAACCCTCAAGGTGGCGTGA